CATAATTTGGAAGCAATTATGCTTTAAGCTCATTACTGAAAccacaaaaaattgtttgtatacaatttttttctaataactGGACTGCCAAACAGCAGATCTGTTGATTTGCTCATTACAAATTTGAAAATAAGATTTGTTGAATGCAGTCATTATTGTACAAAGTTATAAACTATCAAATGTTTAAGTTTGAGACTGAAAATTTTACTTTAACTTGACATTAAAAATAACCCGACTGTACTTACTTGGGAAAGTCATAGCTTGTCAAATCCAACTAATCAGTTGTCTTTCTATTAACGCACATAATTTATATAagtctagccgttttcctgcagtttcacatgcatcccgtgggaactagcGCCCATACCGAGATAATAAAggctatgttacttgggaagagagtagctttccagcaatgaaagaatttttcacatTGCTTCAGTATTTTCCTTTGGGGTACAAAgaaacaactaaaaaaaaatcctctttattatattagtatagaaagcAATCAATTTTCAGCTTATTCGTGAATGTCTTACGGAGAGCAACTTGCCAAGCGGTCAATGCATGATCTGTCTCTTTGGGTTCACGAAGGGGGACATTTTCATCAGGACGGAGTGCTACCACTATTTCCATAGCCACTGCTTGGCTCTCCATCTTCTTAGCAGCCGGCAATACTATTTTGAGGAAATGGAAAAGTTACCTCTTTGGCAGCAAATGAACAGGGCACCATTCAAGGTAGGTTCTTGGACAAAATtcttatttgaaatgaaatgaaaatatttattcgccgAGATATGGTTAACACAAAAggtggtaaaaacaaaaaaagtcactTAACATATCTCGCCTTCAGTAGGCATGCGAAAATTAATAACAGCcgtacttataaacgtgaattaaataataagtagtacttaagggctgtttaagaaaattcttacttataaacgttacttaagcatgtcttaactaatatttaatcaatacttaaggctttaagtagtgattagttaaaatgttgcttagaaggtgattagagatttttataagtaagaggTGTAAATCATAAATCATGGTTAATCCTATAATGCTTACCTATAAAAGCTAATTTCTATATTCTTCGACTTTATTATCtgagccttacttataaaaatctctaatcaccttctaagcaacattttaactagttagttaagacatgcttaagcaacggtaagtaagaattttcttaaacagcctttaagtattacttattatttaattcacgtttataagtaaggctgttattaGTTTTTAACAACTTTTTCCACATCAATATGCTATTGCGTAACCGTTAATATGCTAAGCTGATTAGCTGTGCTGttaggaaatatttatttggacTTCTCTTCAACGTCACTTTTCAATACCTGTTTTCAGTGgcaaattttaataagaaattaGTTGTTCGCCATTTATAAAATTGCACACAAACGTTTCAAGCTATTTTATTACTTGTGTGATTATGGGTGTACTCTGCAAAGCTATAGCTATGCAAGCTAGTTCACTAATTGCACATGctattgaaaataattattatttcgaaAGTCTTGAATCTATCAGAGAATGTGTTTCAATCCTTACTCAGATTCTTCTCATAGTCTGGactttatgataaaaaaacagGTCTCTAACCAAATAGGTTTATCTTTAGCCTTCTTGCAGTTTCAACAGATCATCTGCTATATAATTAGTAAATAGATATATGAAGAAGCTTACAATTTTGATTTGTATAGGAAATCTGCCCGGTTTGCCGCGTACAGTTGACCATCGAGCCGTCGAGCTTGGCTGGTGCCCCACCGCCAATTTCTTCTGCCAACGCTCCACCGTTCATGTTGACCGATGAAATTAAAGTAAGTATTCACATTTCTTCAAGTTTGGCAAGAAGTTTAGTGCTTTATCGATTTGTCAAGTTATAcaatatcactacatagtataaaacaaagtcgcttttttgtccctatgtccctttgtacgcttaaatttttaaaactacgcaaccgattttcatgcggtttttttcaataggtagagtgattaaagaggaaagtttatatgtataataacacttTTACTTTGAGAACATGAAGACATAGCCAGGTAGAATAATCTACTGGTTTATTACGTACTATTTTGCACAAATGCACTTTAGCATTGTACTATAGACAAAATGAGAAATAGTGTTAAATACTCATGTGATTTTCTAAAAATTTTCtccgtaatatttttttcaacactATGTTATTTGGAAGGGAAAAAATTAAACTCAGCACCGCTTATGTTAAAGGAGCTGCAAGCTAAAATGGCCGCTCTAATGGCGTACCAGCTATCCAAAGGAGGCATCATTGGCTACGGCGACTCCGGACCACCGCCGCTGACCATCACAACACCTGAGGATAATGAGAATAATgtacttgtattttattttacctactataCTGCTCAATATTATGTACtatgttccccgcggtttcatccatgTCCCGGGAGATCCGTTTCCTGCAATCGGGTTGAAAGGAATTAATATCTTACTAGACTGACTAGACAGGGGTCCACACCCTGAATCTAAACAGCTTcagcaaataatttaatttcaaataaaatataatttaaattagtcCAGTAGCTTGAGCGTGAAAGCGTGTCAGACAAAACATACTTAGTTATTTCCCTAAAACGTTCAGCTTATGTTATAAAAACCTTGTCCTACCTGTAAAGgtaatatttacctacctagAGGAGATTCTAATAATGAATGGTATAGCGATTTTAATACATCTGCATCGTGTAAACAGGATAACACCGGATCTCATGGCGGATCGCAAGATGCCGACAAGGGCAACAACGCGATTATTAACAACAACCGTCAGAACGGCGATGGCAACTCTTCGAATGACAACTCTGCTCCCGGATCCCCTGCTGGTCGCCAGGCTTACCGCGGACCCTACAGGTactgtgataataatattaatattaaaaacaccaTACCTAGTGGATACAGAAACGTGTAAATGATATCCTTGTGAGACGATATGTTAGTCGATATGTAAATCTTCGTGAGATTTACCTAACTTTAGAATAATGGGGCTGGTTCTTTGTCaatcaataaaactaaaactgATTGATTTCTGATGCGGAGTTTTCTCAAAGCTTCCTGAAAGCATTCGTGACCGCTTTTTTCCCAGGCAGGGGTGTAGCACTGCCTGACAATGCAATTTTCTGACGCCGGGCGGCTATATCATAGTTCCTAAAATCATCAAAGCAATTTCGAGATATCGAGCCCAGAAATCCGGGGGCGCAGTCTCTTGCGATCTCCACAACCAACGTGGTCATGTCCATTCTATGTAACATTATACGAGTGTAAAATTGTTTACCAGGGGCTTCAACCGCCGCGGCAAGCCCGGCCGGCGAGGCCGCGGCGCTGCGCGGTGACCCGTCCCGGGCATCGACACGCCTCGCGCCGCATAGCTGCGTCCCTCACCCACCGACACACACAACGCATTGAATCTTGGACCACCGGTACACTCTCAACATTCCTTGCTACAGTTGACAGCTGCTGTCACTCAGTATTTTCCcctgaaaactgacagctgtcaactgtcaACTATACATCGCATCACACGTCCTCTAACGTCAAATAATTACGCGTTTTATCCGACTGCGTTCGAAATTAACGTCTTTTGTATTCTGTCAGTAATAatctttttaaaaggttttattgacatggtagaaaaaaatacattttattgtcaTATTACAGGGTCTAATTTGCTAAAACGGACTGAACAGCACCTTTCGAGACTGACGATTTACCCTAGTTGCCCcatctttgttatatttttaaacgcGCTGGAAGCGCTTTCTCCTGTGATTCTATACCATATCGATTGGACCACTGACCTCTATGTATCCCTACTGAAATTACGCCCATTTTGTTGCAAGGTTCATTTGAAATGTTATCCGTGATTGTGGCCCCCTTTCAGGCCAACTATTTCcgttaaagtaaaaaaaattactgatATAAATTCATCACAAAGATTCTGGTTACAGATTAGTGCCAACTAAGCGACTATAGCGCTAACGTGGCCTGTTTAGGTTTTTCCAATTTGGCCTTCTAGAAATTTTGTAAGGCACATTTTAACTTATCCATCCAATCAAAAACgaataataaattaccaaaaaacCACTGCCATTGTGAGTATtcaaaaattataatactttacaaattaatagttttacacaatatttatgaaacaaaacTAACGAAATAGTAGATCTGAAAGGAATCTTATACCTCTCAATTTATTCTCTAAGTACCTTCCAACCTCTCCCAAATACTTTAAATCGGttcttgttattaatttatcCATTTATGTATGGAAAATCGTCAGTAGATGCTAATTTTTGATcgccaaaattattaaatagaacTCCATCATCAAattggtaaatcatcaaaatagttCGACATTCAAAATTCGGAATAAAACGCACAACGTGCTTGACGAAAGTTGATTTATACTTTGATAGGTGAGTAAATTTTATAGCCAGCATCGCAGCCCAATATAAAAACTTGGGTCtgtattttaataagaaaaggAAAAGGGGTAATAAACACCATGTCTCACCAACCAAAGACTTACCCTTTTAACACATTTACTCGCTCGAATTAAAGTGTAGATAAACAGGGCGTACCAACCAAGATTCAATGTAAGGCATACTCTACACGACAACAGATTTCAAAACAATTTGCAGATGATGTCGACTCGGACGTCAATCCCATAATATCAGACGAGCTTTTGGTACACGAGAttattaaaaaaggaaaaattcaaaaactgaaatatccaatttttttttcatagaacaTCTGAAATTTTCACGATCCATCGATGAATATAACGGCCGTATATCATCAGGTTTACTGGATAAAGCGAAACAAGAAATAACCATGGTTATTAGAGTATCAAACTAACATCTTTTTATGTGGAACATTGGAACCatatctgataaaaataaagtttgggATACCGTGTACCAAACGCTCGTCTGATACGCAACTACCAACATCTAGTTGCCAAAAATGGGAtggcacaaaataataataatacatgtAATAGTCGTTGAATGTACTCTTAGCTTAAGGCACGTTTCTGTGACGAGTCTAGTCAACATAAACTAGTATtccacataaataaattaaattcataaatgTAACTACGTGTCAAATGTTTACATTGTTCGGTTAATTTATTGCATGAAGAATAAGATATATGCTATTTGTAATTTAACAGTGTTTGAGAAAACAATATGGTAGCACAGCGCAGGCGTGAATTGCTGACATATTAATCTACTGTCATAACTTGTATACAGCTTTTTTGACAACAAAAATTGGGCATCTGTGAGACTCAAACATCACTCACTTAGGCAATAGAAACTTTAACATCTGCAGATATAAACCCGTGTCTTGTTTTACCTACTAAACATCATAAAACCACATAGAGTATAGTAAAAACTCTATTTGTGCCCCCCTAGACTCAAACTTCGCTAAAGCTGACAGGAGAacttaaacaaccaatagaacgTCGTTATTGAAACTTCTCGTCTCCGCCCACTCAGTGGTACACCTTAGCGGagcaattctattggttgtttaaaaacttctccgctTTGGTGGAGTCTGGGCTTCAGGGATTTATAAGAACAACAATCAATTGAAACATAACTGATATCTCGTGAACCAGTTCTGTATACAAGTTAGATACACATTGTAAGTTCTAGAAAATTCTAGATCCATCACAGAGATGTTACAACTACATTTAGTAGAACACTGTTCTATACGTACAagccatggagtttcttgccggttcttctccataggacaCACTTCGAACCGTGCGATTAGTTAGATCTTAACACCTTTTCAAATTATAAATGATCAAACGAGAGACATTGTAAACGTGAGTACTAAGAATAGTCGTCAAAACATCTCGACGAAAAAAACAGCACTTAAAATATCCAAAGTTATTCATCAAATAATAAGCTACAAGATACCAAAGATAGTCCAAACAGAAAACTTGTACCACCTTCCAACCAAGTTAGCAGCAAGAATAACATGTTGGGGCGCCATTTTCGATCACTTCGGCAAAGATCCATCCATACTAAACCATAGACATTCCACCTCGAAGTTCGGAGCTCAAAAGAGGTAATAAAGGTCCCATCAGCTTGATATTCTCACCATACCGTGTCTCTGGTAACTGCAATAAATTGACCGAATAATATGTcgttaaaataagaaataacatTAAGCTTACCTGTCTTAGAATGAATAAGATTTTCATGTCATGACAAAAACGTGTTCTTTTTATTTTCGTATCACGGGAGCATTCCCTATTGTTtagatatataattttatcgttaaaattattttatgtacaaataagtttttatatttatgattacaaatattttgtatgagataaattaattgttattttaattttatttatttggacaTGATATTGTACTGAGCGGATGAAAGGGCAGCGAAAGAAGTGGCGTATGATTTTAGATTTAGGTTAGACCTACTGATAATTTATGAATTACATTTCCTTATGAAGGTTGTGTTGTAATCTcttaagattttttcttaaatacatAGATctgtattatacatatatattgcaATACATGCCATAACCAGATTCTAATAAACATTGATATTCCGGACAGTcaacataaatatgtaaagaACAAAAACTTTAGTAATATTGTAACAGAAACAgataaattaaacatattttcgGCAGCTACTTAAATTTTATGTACTGGCTTATTGTCGTAATGGATAACGTATGTGGAGTATCAAATTAACGTAACGGTTAAATATCATCGAGACATCATCGGTAGGCCAGTATCAAACGAAAGAGTCAAGTTTTAGTGTTAGGtaaaaaattaataactaaATATTAGACAGTTTCAGTCCACATACAATTTCTGTTATGAACATGCCGTTACAGAGGCAGTACTCTATAGTACCTAATTACTATATAGTTTCtactttaattttactttaattaaaacttgccaTTCACttagattaattttaaatattcaatttattttatataatttgttactttttacatattttacattccAAAAATGTTTCTGTATATAACATGAGATTATTTAGAAATAACTCTTTTAGCTATTTTTGGAGCGGAGTAGATTTGGGAAGAGGGAACGTACTTATTCTGCCTAACTTTATGTTTCGTTGTgaatatttcgaaaaaaaaaacgttacaaTATTGGTTATTTATTCTATTCGCTTATATTGGAATAGTGTTAGTGCATGCATAGCATAATTCTGGCTTTTTATGGCGCTTATTAGCCAAATAGATTTAAGGATTTGGGATTATCAGGGTTGTCAGGTACATTAGATttgcaaaaacaataaaattgactCGTAAATTAATCTAATCTTGGTAAAAATTTACCGGGATTAGCCCTAAAAGTTAAACAGGTAACATAGTTGGGACTTAAAATTGTT
The DNA window shown above is from Helicoverpa zea isolate HzStark_Cry1AcR chromosome 16, ilHelZeax1.1, whole genome shotgun sequence and carries:
- the LOC124637259 gene encoding E3 ubiquitin-protein ligase RNF25, which translates into the protein MSSIMDERVTDEIEALEAILMDDVVIKRVGDVPHTIETVLHPSTGDDIDQQYVCATLIVKLTPGYPDTSPEVTLRNPRGLDDEILANIYLQIREKLADCIGQPVVFELIELIRECLTESNLPSGQCMICLFGFTKGDIFIRTECYHYFHSHCLALHLLSSRQYYFEEMEKLPLWQQMNRAPFKEICPVCRVQLTIEPSSLAGAPPPISSANAPPFMLTDEIKELQAKMAALMAYQLSKGGIIGYGDSGPPPLTITTPEDNENNDNTGSHGGSQDADKGNNAIINNNRQNGDGNSSNDNSAPGSPAGRQAYRGPYRGFNRRGKPGRRGRGAAR